In Edaphobacter paludis, a single window of DNA contains:
- a CDS encoding PEP-CTERM sorting domain-containing protein, protein MKKIMLVLCLFLLAGTSRAKADNIQTLGEYNGTGVFNDPGPYQPPTVVGTFNILPGDTAITISGTFGNSVVGSSAGVDLFLGSLLVGQCVEFAPCYNNGAPWSDTLTAAQIASLGTGIVAFTADQTSQFTIRLGTTTLDQSAVPEPSSVALLGTGLLGVVGLIRRRLSC, encoded by the coding sequence ATGAAGAAGATCATGCTCGTTTTGTGTCTTTTTTTGCTCGCGGGTACGAGCCGCGCAAAGGCTGACAACATTCAAACCCTCGGAGAATACAACGGCACGGGAGTATTCAATGACCCGGGTCCGTACCAGCCTCCAACCGTCGTTGGAACGTTCAATATCCTTCCCGGGGATACTGCAATCACTATCTCTGGAACCTTTGGCAATTCGGTTGTTGGCAGCTCGGCAGGAGTGGATTTATTTCTGGGAAGCCTGCTGGTAGGCCAATGCGTAGAGTTCGCTCCTTGTTACAACAATGGCGCACCGTGGAGCGATACCCTGACGGCAGCCCAGATTGCCTCTCTCGGTACGGGAATCGTCGCCTTTACTGCGGATCAGACGTCCCAATTCACTATTCGGCTGGGCACAACGACGCTCGATCAGTCTGCGGTTCCGGAACCATCAAGCGTTGCTCTGCTCGGAACCGGATTGCTTGGAGTGGTCGGTCTCATCCGCCGCAGACTGAGTTGCTGA
- a CDS encoding acyl carrier protein, translating into MAAVDEKVKQIIVEQLQVDEAEVTPGASFQEDLGADSLDVVELVMQFEEAFDIQIPDEDAEKIKTVKDAVDYIEKNQKAAK; encoded by the coding sequence ATGGCCGCAGTAGATGAAAAAGTAAAGCAGATTATCGTCGAGCAACTACAAGTGGATGAAGCCGAAGTCACCCCCGGCGCCAGCTTCCAGGAAGACCTCGGTGCGGATTCCCTCGACGTTGTCGAGCTTGTCATGCAGTTCGAAGAAGCCTTCGATATTCAGATCCCCGACGAAGATGCCGAGAAGATCAAGACCGTCAAGGACGCTGTCGACTACATCGAAAAGAACCAGAAGGCGGCCAAGTAA
- a CDS encoding sulfite exporter TauE/SafE family protein: MDAATSQVLVVVFLATFIRSAFGFGEALFAVPLLALFIPLKVAAPLAVLVSITIAAVVVAQDWRKIHVRSTGWLVGATLFGIPIGLLLLTSSHQQAVRVTLAIFIMAFAVYSLLGSKPPELKHDSKAWLLGCGFIAGVFGGAYGMNGPPLVIYGAMRRWSAQHFRATLQGYFLPASIIGMGGYWLAGLWVPAVTHYYLLSLPVLLPAIWLGRVVNHRLHGDIFLRYVYVGLAGIGVVLLAQSVHR, translated from the coding sequence ATGGATGCCGCTACTTCGCAGGTGCTGGTCGTGGTATTCCTGGCCACGTTCATCCGGTCGGCGTTCGGGTTCGGCGAGGCGCTGTTTGCCGTGCCGTTGCTGGCTCTTTTTATTCCACTGAAAGTTGCCGCGCCGCTGGCGGTGTTGGTATCCATTACGATTGCGGCTGTCGTCGTTGCACAGGACTGGCGCAAAATCCATGTGCGCAGCACGGGATGGTTAGTAGGCGCGACGCTGTTTGGGATTCCCATAGGCCTGCTGCTGCTGACGAGCAGCCATCAACAAGCAGTGCGGGTAACGCTGGCGATTTTTATCATGGCGTTCGCAGTGTATTCGTTGCTGGGCAGCAAACCACCCGAGTTGAAGCACGACAGCAAGGCGTGGCTTCTGGGCTGCGGGTTTATCGCAGGCGTCTTCGGCGGAGCGTATGGGATGAACGGGCCACCGCTGGTGATCTATGGAGCGATGCGGCGCTGGTCGGCCCAGCATTTTCGCGCGACCCTGCAGGGATACTTTCTGCCCGCGAGCATCATCGGCATGGGCGGATATTGGCTGGCGGGGCTCTGGGTTCCGGCGGTGACGCATTACTACCTGCTGAGCTTGCCTGTGCTGCTGCCGGCGATCTGGCTGGGCCGGGTGGTGAATCATCGCCTGCACGGAGATATTTTTCTGCGATACGTTTACGTCGGTCTGGCAGGCATCGGCGTCGTGCTGCTCGCGCAGTCCGTACACAGGTAG
- the dacB gene encoding D-alanyl-D-alanine carboxypeptidase/D-alanyl-D-alanine-endopeptidase yields MLRFAGRCAVILLSGMMFCVPAGGQTHHQTHHKRHRAKPLKVQIAKLLDDPTVERAHWGIAVAKMDGKPIYRLNAGQFFQPASNAKLFTTAAALDLLGADRTFETTVVGEGVFTGAELLKGTLTIVGSGDANLSGRELPYIAPAERPKHAPPAADPLRYLEAMADQVAATGLKRLDGDVVGDDRLFANEGYPQDWAIDDAVWGYGAPVSALTVNDNQIKVTVTPGASPTMQAVVTMNPPFPYYTVDASGLATGAAGSGSHVQMVRMPGSMVLQVFGSIAVDAHPVVEEVAIADPAEYAAMAFKKMLEARGIVVTGRARAEHQLQRYSRDMVEWSTEIGAQLGSKFADGEEIGECGAVSSGASVSGVRSVVLARHQSPALLEDIVVTNKVSENLHAELLLRHLARRYACDGYAAQGVGAVRAFLTAKVGIDPNDFVFFDGSGLSGHDLVTPRATVRLLQYASMQPWFAGWKTSLPVGGEDGTLAFRFAKAPLKDHVFAKTGTLGEARALSGYIECASGRTVIFSIMVDQHAPHNHADEGVMDRIVAAIAATN; encoded by the coding sequence ATGCTCAGGTTTGCTGGACGTTGTGCTGTGATTTTGTTGAGTGGGATGATGTTCTGCGTGCCTGCCGGGGGCCAGACACATCACCAGACGCACCATAAAAGGCATCGGGCGAAGCCGCTCAAGGTGCAGATTGCGAAGCTGCTGGATGATCCGACAGTGGAACGCGCGCACTGGGGCATCGCCGTGGCGAAGATGGATGGCAAGCCCATCTATAGGCTGAATGCGGGACAGTTCTTTCAACCTGCCAGCAATGCGAAGTTATTCACCACGGCTGCTGCTCTGGACTTGCTTGGAGCGGACAGGACATTCGAGACCACCGTCGTGGGTGAGGGCGTCTTTACGGGAGCGGAGCTGCTGAAGGGAACGCTGACCATCGTTGGCAGCGGCGATGCGAATCTTTCGGGGCGGGAGTTGCCCTACATCGCGCCAGCGGAGAGACCGAAGCACGCTCCCCCTGCTGCCGATCCGCTGCGCTATCTGGAGGCAATGGCGGACCAGGTGGCGGCAACCGGGTTGAAGCGTCTGGATGGGGACGTAGTGGGAGACGATCGGCTGTTTGCCAATGAAGGGTATCCGCAGGACTGGGCGATCGACGACGCCGTTTGGGGATATGGTGCTCCGGTGAGCGCGCTGACGGTGAATGATAACCAGATCAAGGTGACCGTCACTCCGGGCGCCTCTCCGACGATGCAGGCCGTGGTGACGATGAATCCACCTTTCCCTTACTACACTGTGGACGCTTCGGGTCTGGCCACCGGGGCGGCGGGGAGCGGAAGCCATGTGCAGATGGTGCGCATGCCAGGATCGATGGTGCTGCAGGTGTTTGGGTCGATCGCGGTGGACGCGCACCCAGTAGTGGAAGAGGTGGCGATAGCAGATCCGGCAGAGTATGCGGCGATGGCCTTCAAGAAAATGCTCGAAGCGCGGGGAATCGTGGTGACGGGAAGGGCGCGCGCGGAGCACCAGCTGCAACGATATTCGAGGGACATGGTTGAATGGTCGACCGAAATTGGGGCGCAGTTGGGCAGCAAGTTTGCTGACGGAGAAGAGATTGGAGAATGCGGCGCGGTCTCTTCGGGGGCAAGCGTCAGTGGCGTGCGGTCGGTAGTTTTGGCGAGACATCAATCACCCGCGCTGCTTGAGGATATTGTGGTCACCAATAAGGTGAGTGAGAATTTGCACGCAGAGTTGCTCTTGCGCCACCTCGCCAGGCGTTATGCGTGCGATGGATATGCAGCGCAGGGGGTCGGTGCAGTGCGGGCGTTTCTCACCGCAAAGGTGGGAATCGACCCGAACGATTTTGTCTTCTTCGATGGCTCGGGACTAAGTGGGCATGACCTGGTAACGCCGCGGGCCACGGTGCGGCTCTTGCAGTATGCAAGCATGCAGCCCTGGTTTGCGGGGTGGAAGACCTCGCTGCCGGTGGGCGGGGAGGATGGGACGCTGGCGTTTCGGTTTGCCAAAGCTCCGCTGAAGGACCACGTCTTTGCCAAGACAGGGACGCTCGGAGAGGCGCGGGCTCTCTCGGGCTATATCGAATGCGCCAGTGGACGCACCGTGATCTTTTCGATCATGGTGGATCAGCACGCTCCCCACAACCATGCGGATGAGGGTGTGATGGACAGGATTGTAGCGGCGATTGCAGCGACGAATTAA
- a CDS encoding BrnA antitoxin family protein, translating into MSAHNTVKFKLDPNHPTSATAPQRKRLKRIAAMPDAEIDYSDIPRQTEAVQWTRPGALVPSENKQQVTLRLDADVLTFFKGTGKRYQSRINAALREYVQAHRKSA; encoded by the coding sequence ATGAGCGCGCACAATACCGTGAAGTTCAAACTTGATCCGAACCATCCAACGTCCGCGACCGCGCCACAGCGCAAGCGGCTGAAGCGGATCGCCGCCATGCCGGATGCCGAGATCGACTATAGCGATATCCCGCGCCAGACCGAAGCGGTGCAATGGACACGACCCGGCGCGCTCGTTCCCTCAGAAAACAAGCAGCAGGTTACTCTGCGTCTCGACGCCGATGTTCTGACCTTCTTCAAAGGAACGGGCAAACGCTACCAGAGCCGCATTAATGCTGCTCTCAGAGAGTACGTTCAGGCACACAGAAAATCTGCCTGA
- the fabF gene encoding beta-ketoacyl-ACP synthase II — MEQRRVVVTGLGLVCGVGKTAPEVWAGLLAGKSGMAEIKAFDLTGHPVRFAAEVKDFDPLLFIDKKEARKMGRFIHFAIAAADEAMKHSGLVIDESNRDRFGVHIGSGIGGFDVIEREHSAMLAGGPRKISPFFIPGSIVNLAAGHVSIRYNARGPNEATATACTSSAHSIGDAFRIIQRGDADAMIAGGTEAAITPMGVGGFAAMKALSTRNDDPEHACRPFDKDRDGFVVGEGAGILIMEELEFAKARGAKILAEVIGYGMSADAFHMTGMAPEGEGCFRAMSAALKVAGISPDKIDYVNAHATSTPLGDALESQAIENVFGERAKNHTLLVSSTKSMTGHLLGGAGGLEAGITILAMLNQTAPPTMNIVELDPQCRLNYVPNKPQAAKIDYTLSNSFGFGGTNGSLVFKRWTE; from the coding sequence ATGGAGCAGCGTCGCGTCGTCGTCACCGGCTTGGGCCTCGTCTGCGGGGTCGGCAAAACCGCCCCCGAAGTCTGGGCTGGGCTGCTTGCGGGTAAGAGCGGCATGGCTGAGATCAAGGCATTCGATCTCACCGGCCATCCCGTCCGCTTCGCCGCCGAGGTTAAAGACTTCGATCCCCTGCTCTTCATCGATAAAAAAGAGGCCCGCAAGATGGGCCGCTTTATTCACTTCGCCATTGCCGCCGCCGACGAGGCGATGAAGCACTCGGGCCTCGTCATCGACGAGAGCAACCGTGACCGCTTCGGCGTCCACATCGGCTCCGGCATTGGTGGTTTCGATGTGATCGAACGGGAGCACTCGGCCATGCTAGCCGGTGGCCCGCGTAAGATCTCGCCCTTCTTCATCCCGGGTTCCATCGTCAACCTCGCGGCGGGGCACGTCAGCATCCGCTACAACGCCCGGGGCCCCAACGAGGCCACGGCGACCGCCTGCACCTCAAGCGCGCACTCCATCGGCGATGCCTTCCGCATCATCCAGCGCGGCGATGCCGATGCCATGATCGCCGGAGGCACCGAAGCCGCGATTACCCCCATGGGCGTCGGCGGATTCGCCGCCATGAAGGCGCTGTCGACCCGCAACGATGACCCCGAACATGCCTGCCGTCCCTTTGACAAGGACCGCGACGGCTTCGTCGTCGGCGAAGGCGCAGGCATCCTCATCATGGAAGAGTTGGAGTTCGCCAAGGCTCGCGGGGCAAAGATTCTGGCCGAGGTTATCGGCTACGGCATGTCGGCGGACGCCTTCCACATGACCGGCATGGCCCCCGAGGGCGAGGGCTGCTTCCGCGCGATGTCCGCGGCGCTGAAGGTCGCAGGTATCTCTCCGGACAAGATCGACTACGTCAACGCCCATGCAACCAGCACACCGCTGGGCGACGCGCTCGAGTCTCAGGCCATCGAAAACGTCTTCGGCGAGCGCGCCAAGAATCACACGCTGCTCGTCAGCTCCACCAAATCCATGACCGGGCATCTGCTCGGCGGTGCTGGCGGACTGGAGGCGGGTATCACGATTCTCGCCATGCTCAATCAGACGGCCCCGCCCACGATGAACATCGTCGAGTTGGATCCCCAGTGCCGCCTGAACTACGTCCCTAACAAGCCCCAGGCTGCAAAGATCGACTACACGTTGTCGAACTCTTTCGGCTTCGGCGGCACGAACGGCTCGCTCGTCTTCAAGCGCTGGACCGAATAG
- a CDS encoding BrnT family toxin, protein MEFEWDPDKADTNLRKHRVSFEDAALVFLDPQRIETCDDRTNYGEDRWKTVGLVAPALLAVVYTVRGKDDNLIRLISARKADAHERAQYREVQT, encoded by the coding sequence ATGGAGTTTGAGTGGGACCCGGACAAGGCCGATACGAACCTGCGCAAACATCGCGTCAGCTTCGAGGATGCTGCCCTGGTCTTCCTCGACCCGCAGCGTATCGAGACCTGCGATGATCGGACAAACTATGGGGAAGATCGCTGGAAGACCGTTGGCCTGGTCGCACCCGCTTTACTGGCTGTCGTCTATACCGTTCGCGGCAAAGACGACAATCTCATCCGATTAATCTCCGCAAGAAAGGCAGATGCCCATGAGCGCGCACAATACCGTGAAGTTCAAACTTGA
- the folP gene encoding dihydropteroate synthase has translation MRSRTLALGQHTLIMGILNVTPDSFSDGGHFYSPEHAPERALTQAFQMLDDGAQILDIGGESTRPNAIPLTANEEQARVLPVIEAILIQKPGTVLSIDTHHASTAVCAVDAGVEIVNDVSGHLWDAAMTKNCAQLGCGTVLMHTRGRPQDWATQAPLPSEDILPLVLAGLSERIKVATAAGIPRNRIVLDPGFGFGKRLDENYPLLAHFDQLQQLNLPILAGVSRKGFLAQALAPLYDESLPPPEFRLHATTAANVAAILNGAHIVRTHDVRAAVEAAAIADRILAAL, from the coding sequence ATGCGCAGTAGAACCCTCGCGCTCGGCCAGCACACATTGATCATGGGCATTCTCAATGTCACGCCTGACAGCTTCTCTGATGGCGGCCACTTCTATTCGCCCGAGCATGCACCGGAACGCGCCCTTACCCAGGCATTCCAGATGCTCGACGACGGCGCCCAGATCCTCGATATCGGCGGCGAATCTACCCGCCCCAACGCAATTCCGCTCACGGCCAACGAAGAGCAGGCCCGCGTCCTGCCCGTAATCGAGGCGATCCTTATCCAGAAGCCCGGGACCGTTCTCTCCATCGACACTCACCACGCATCCACTGCGGTGTGCGCTGTCGATGCCGGGGTCGAGATCGTCAATGATGTCAGCGGCCATCTCTGGGACGCAGCCATGACCAAAAATTGCGCTCAGCTAGGCTGCGGTACGGTCCTGATGCACACACGGGGCCGTCCGCAGGACTGGGCGACGCAGGCTCCGCTCCCTTCCGAAGATATCCTTCCGCTTGTTCTAGCCGGGCTGAGCGAGCGGATCAAAGTGGCCACCGCCGCCGGAATCCCGCGCAACAGAATCGTTCTCGATCCTGGCTTCGGTTTCGGCAAGCGGCTCGATGAAAACTATCCATTGCTGGCTCATTTCGATCAGCTTCAGCAGCTCAATCTGCCCATTCTCGCCGGCGTCTCCCGCAAGGGCTTCCTCGCTCAGGCGCTTGCGCCGCTCTACGACGAGAGCCTGCCGCCACCAGAATTCCGCCTCCACGCCACGACTGCGGCGAATGTGGCCGCGATCCTCAATGGCGCGCATATCGTGCGCACCCACGATGTCCGGGCTGCTGTCGAAGCTGCTGCCATCGCCGATCGTATCCTCGCTGCGCTTTAA
- the rmuC gene encoding DNA recombination protein RmuC: MPAPLLVLQIVTLLAVIFLLLRKQPTSGQDSRLTQIPDQLTRLDARNQALDEHIRTSFAQMRTDIATEAQRTREASEAAFASLRTEIAGSIATLGATLNTGLAAFRSDNKTSDEQLRNAVQNQMDSITRRISEFTSDTNERHTSLRESLNTKLNELMASNTTLQNQLRTAVEERLTKLNDDNSKELEKMRQTVDEKLNATLQTRLTESFGQVTDQLNKVHTGLGEMTKLSDGVNDLSRIFTNVKARGGFAEVQLGMLLEQMLAPSQFVRNAKVKEGTQEVVEFAVRFPGHAGETLLPIDAKFPREDWERLENAYESNVPENVAVASKAFEAAIRTEGERICKKYINPPVTTPHAIMFLPTEGLYAEVMRRDALQAEIQSKCHVTIAGPSTLSAILTSFQMGFHMLAIQEKGDEVWKVLEGTKREFNTFETLMSKMESQVGTVQNTIQKLGVRTRAINRTLREVGESDGSAPASSLIGFEEGNGIVPFLAASNEED, translated from the coding sequence ATGCCAGCGCCTCTCCTTGTCCTCCAGATCGTCACTCTTCTCGCCGTCATCTTTCTGCTTCTCCGCAAGCAGCCGACTTCCGGGCAGGATTCACGGCTCACCCAGATTCCTGATCAGCTCACCCGGCTCGATGCCCGCAATCAGGCGCTCGACGAGCACATCCGCACCTCCTTCGCCCAGATGCGCACGGACATCGCTACAGAGGCTCAGCGCACCCGCGAAGCCAGCGAGGCGGCGTTCGCATCCCTCCGCACCGAGATCGCCGGCAGCATCGCCACCCTCGGCGCGACGCTGAATACCGGTCTCGCCGCCTTCCGGTCCGACAACAAGACCTCCGACGAGCAACTCCGCAACGCCGTGCAAAACCAGATGGATAGCATTACCCGGCGCATCTCTGAGTTCACCAGCGACACCAACGAGCGGCACACCAGTCTTCGCGAATCTCTCAATACCAAGCTCAATGAGCTGATGGCCAGCAACACCACCCTCCAGAACCAGCTCCGCACTGCTGTCGAAGAGCGCCTCACCAAGCTGAACGACGACAACTCCAAAGAGCTCGAAAAGATGCGTCAGACGGTCGATGAGAAGCTCAACGCCACCCTCCAGACGCGGCTTACCGAGTCCTTCGGTCAGGTCACTGACCAGCTCAACAAGGTGCACACCGGCCTCGGCGAGATGACCAAGCTCTCCGATGGCGTCAACGACCTCAGCCGCATCTTCACCAACGTCAAGGCTCGCGGAGGCTTTGCCGAGGTGCAGCTTGGGATGTTGCTCGAGCAGATGCTCGCGCCCAGTCAGTTCGTGCGCAACGCCAAGGTCAAGGAAGGTACGCAGGAGGTCGTCGAGTTTGCCGTCCGCTTTCCCGGCCATGCGGGCGAGACGCTGCTTCCCATCGACGCCAAGTTCCCCCGCGAAGATTGGGAGCGCCTTGAAAATGCGTATGAGAGCAATGTTCCCGAGAATGTTGCCGTCGCCAGCAAGGCGTTTGAGGCTGCAATCCGCACCGAGGGCGAGCGCATCTGCAAGAAGTACATCAATCCCCCGGTTACTACGCCCCATGCCATTATGTTCCTGCCCACCGAGGGTCTGTACGCCGAGGTGATGCGGCGCGACGCGTTGCAGGCGGAGATTCAATCCAAATGCCATGTCACGATTGCCGGGCCCAGCACCCTGTCCGCCATCCTTACCAGCTTCCAGATGGGTTTCCACATGCTGGCCATTCAGGAAAAAGGTGACGAGGTGTGGAAGGTTCTTGAAGGAACGAAGCGCGAATTTAACACATTTGAAACCCTGATGAGCAAGATGGAGTCCCAGGTCGGCACCGTGCAGAACACCATTCAGAAGCTTGGCGTCCGCACCCGTGCCATCAATCGCACCCTGCGCGAGGTGGGCGAATCGGATGGCAGCGCCCCGGCTTCCAGCCTCATCGGCTTCGAAGAGGGCAACGGCATCGTTCCCTTTCTCGCCGCCAGCAACGAGGAAGACTGA
- a CDS encoding YukJ family protein, giving the protein MPITNYSVLAGDPVSGKVVTGASTHYQITMNAPGGPFTVAVNIQSMDGSEVLYAIEEGFTPPDEAGLLALPMGMTALQSAPGGLALDFVRSQVNGKPMITRPQMTLLPQMRSKGSEEERLLARARSSALQNAVVTLLNMTIADKDGVIYAFGSAYADKGKVDGIHDIHMNQGNPVNNHGGDNGIWQDGALLIHLPSKATWTAVFIAFQTQSWTTDGAGNPA; this is encoded by the coding sequence ATGCCGATTACGAACTACAGTGTGCTGGCGGGCGATCCGGTCTCGGGCAAGGTCGTGACCGGGGCGAGTACGCATTATCAGATCACCATGAATGCGCCGGGTGGCCCGTTTACCGTGGCGGTAAATATTCAGTCGATGGACGGGTCCGAGGTTCTGTACGCAATTGAAGAGGGATTTACGCCTCCGGATGAGGCCGGGCTGCTGGCGCTTCCCATGGGAATGACTGCATTACAGAGCGCTCCGGGCGGATTGGCGCTGGACTTTGTGCGGTCACAGGTCAATGGCAAGCCGATGATTACCCGCCCGCAGATGACGCTGTTGCCCCAGATGCGTTCCAAAGGCAGCGAAGAGGAGAGGCTGCTGGCTCGCGCGCGGTCGAGCGCGTTGCAGAACGCCGTCGTAACGCTGCTGAATATGACCATCGCGGACAAGGATGGCGTGATCTACGCCTTTGGCAGCGCGTATGCCGACAAAGGAAAGGTCGATGGAATTCACGATATCCACATGAACCAGGGGAATCCTGTAAATAACCATGGTGGCGATAACGGCATCTGGCAGGATGGTGCACTGTTGATTCATCTACCGTCGAAGGCGACCTGGACAGCCGTGTTTATCGCGTTTCAGACCCAGTCGTGGACGACGGACGGGGCCGGGAATCCGGCTTAG
- a CDS encoding cytochrome c, producing the protein MVRASFLLMLACALAGCKSVPPPTPLSQLNEQQMHGHAVFQTHCGSCHYDRRDAALHGPSLLGVYKRPYLPSGAPANDERVTATILHGHGLMPAAGNSMDQQDLDDLLAYLHTL; encoded by the coding sequence ATGGTTCGAGCTTCTTTTTTGCTGATGCTGGCCTGTGCGCTGGCAGGCTGTAAGTCTGTACCGCCTCCCACACCACTTTCGCAGTTGAACGAGCAGCAGATGCATGGACATGCTGTCTTTCAGACACACTGCGGATCCTGCCACTATGACCGGCGGGATGCTGCTCTGCATGGACCTTCGCTGCTCGGTGTCTACAAAAGGCCCTATCTGCCGAGCGGGGCGCCAGCCAATGATGAACGGGTGACGGCGACAATTCTGCACGGGCACGGGTTGATGCCAGCGGCGGGAAACTCAATGGATCAGCAGGATTTGGACGATCTGCTGGCATATCTGCACACGCTTTAG